taaatttgCAAATgtggttaatttataaaatatcatcaataCATTGATACATCTGATAAACGTTTTCCAATACCATTATGTTGCACTGTTTTCGAATGTATGATAGTAATAAACATTGCTGTTAGAAAAGCGAGTTCACTATGAATTTGATACCCTGTTTCTTTCctggatatattttaataattcaagacGGCGTATCGTATAGGCAATTTAGGTACATTACCATATATCTATAAGATTTACGCATTACCATTTACCAcgatttaaagataaaataggataataataattatacagaataatatttagtatatcttTAATCGTGGAATTACATTAAAACGTTCAATCACAGAAtagatgattttataaattttgtggTTCAATCACGTGACCCTCGCCTTtgttattagtgttattacttTGTTgggtcattactcattattcTCCGTCTATGATCTATCATTTGCTTAATTGTTTGGtcgatatgtatatacatttatttcaattttaaaatataactttatcaaGTATAAAACTGTCTAAACTACattaaacgataatattataataataattcaatattaataattagatatatatatactcactAATCACTATTCTGTTGTCGGTAATCAAAAACGTTCTTATGCCGTTCTACCTACGTTTTGTTCAAGTTCCGTGTGCGAACGATGtgttttatttcatgtttCTGTGTATATTACGTATACTAAACGTACAACGAGAAGGATGTGAAAATTCTTTGGAATTCGTGCACtcctcaaaaaatatatttctaatgacGTTTATCAGCAGACATCGCAAATATTATGGTAACACAAGCTAAAATCCGGAAATACCATGTTCTGAGTATTATCACATTGACCAACGTATGCACGAAACGTGGATTATAAGGTAACATTTTAGTCTTGTAGTCTAGTTAGtagtcattttttaattttttacactcTGAATTATagaatgtaaatatgtaataaagaaATGTCTCTAGTCTAAACTACGACAGAGGCACTATCGAGATcgttttgaactatttaacGAATATGAAACTGTTTCcattatagtttttgttattaaacggCGCTTTCGTGCATGTGTTTACAAAGTACATTAATTTTCAGATTTAAATATTCCTAGCTGACCGAGGCGGATCTCGTCGAAGATCTTTTCTTTATTCTCCTTTAAAAGATTTTGTACATGCATGTATTACGTCATGACatattaattctaatatttcaCGTTCAGTGGATCTATTTTACTTTGTCATTTTCAATACTAGACTAATAGAGTGGATTGTCCAAATATCATCAAATTTAAAgatgaataatatgaataagcTTTACTAAATAACTTCACTTTTGGATTTTTTAGTGCTTTAGTTTTAAAGCAAGtaagaacattttatatttacgaaCAATTAACAATTGTTCTCTCTTTATACAAAGACCCCTAGATAATATGTTtagctttttaataattggtcaattctaatattgaaaataatagattaaaattgattcttaatgtaaaatttgacATGTTATAAGTCAGTAAGTTGTAGACAACACAGGAAATATGGGTGGATGTCCTCTTAAaaagaaactataaattatacaatagtacAAGTACATACCAAACATAGttctattcaaaattaaaagtcCGTCCATAGTAATTCTGTGGTATTAGCTTTACTACTAGTGTGAATTGATTTATCATCATACTTAAAGATAAGCtgtatattatctatgataTCTAGATATTCTAGATAAATCTTTAttcatattacaaattttaaagttagttttaacaatatagAGTATAAggtacaacaattattttagaatgtacataataaataaaataagaaaataatgaatttgtttCATGACTGTGTTTTTTAACCacaagtcattttttttattaaattacatgaaaaaataattttatcaacaaaataaagttaaaacaaataaactaaaagataataatatacttaatggctacataggtacaataaattataaaatatatttatttttttggtttttaaatcattttaatcatgcaatataatattttaatgtttagtgtaaaaatattgaacaacaTAAATACAGGTATTTTGTATGGAACATCGaaacacttatatttaaatgaaaaaaaaatttaaatatattttttgagtatatttaagttataccCATTATACTATGTTACAGattgatataatacaatttgaatgagaacaaaacaaatttatacaaGTCCACATCTCTAAGTGTGTTTATATTTCATGTTCAAGACCATCTCCTTCGGTAACCAATGCCCTTTCCAATATAACCCGTCCTTCTTTATAGCGCTGATTTTCTTCCATGGCAAATTCATATATCCATCCCAACTTTGTGTCACAATTTTTACAGGATACATCTCGCACTATATGACGACCAGTTAACATTACTCGGTCTTGCACGTCACtataaaaagatttaataatttttagattataataatgacaactATATGCCTaacttaagtttaataattataatttctaataacacaataaattataactaatgacagtaactataatacaaaaattagaggtactttttttatttgatttagcagtttcaattttatcataaacaaCAACCACaagaaaaatcataataaatgattaaagaaattatatttctgagcattaaaagaaaattgttgattatgattcataattattttgttatccctgtctattttaatcaaatttttcttttctttaattactatttgaaaacttaatattataaatatcattaaattttctttgtcAAATTGCCCATTTGActgtaagttaattaaaataaataaattaaattaaaacattttgagaATATTCAtccatcattttattattttataaagtagtaACAGTAGTAACACCATACCTATAATTGAGGTTTACAACTTTGTTGAATAGGAATGCTCGACCTGTTGCACCTGTGAATCTTGTACTAATCAACTCATCACGATTAGTAAGGTTTGTGTCGCATGCAGCACACGCATACAGTCGGTCACCGCCTACGTGATCGAGAAATATTCGACCCATGGGAACTGTTTCGGCTTGTTGGACTATGAAAAATgtcaaacaattataattatgatattgtgtGTAAATGATTTTTCTCGTAGTTGGCTCATTAGTCTTCGAAAAAAGTCTACAGTATTTAAGATCAATAATCCTTATGTCCTACCCCTACTGGTCGtcgaaaatttgatttaatatattcgttATCCAATAGATCAATGTGTGTACGTAACAGTTCGATCAAATCGTgatcaaaacataaaaagtctttatcttaatttttaacaacagAATTTAGTCTCGATCAACATGAAACAATTGCACAGTAATGTAAGTGAACAAACACTTATCggtaatcaatttaatactaaGTATTGCCAcagaatataacaattatggATTGCGTACTAAACGAATTAACACAAGAGTCAAGAGTGTATAACTGCGacgtaatttaacattaaacattaaaaatatgtctttttCACTTTTTACCATTATTTACGTCTTTTTGTGTTTACTTTCGATAATAGAGCGTAATCAGCTATTGTCATTCCATGTCAGCTGTTTTCTTGAACAATAACAATGTATCAGCTGACTTTTATGAGACAGACAAAATTGTTGTGatctattatcatttttagtgTAGCTCTAAAATAGAgtgatttactataataattaataattatatagatccttaacaaatactataaatgatatattttatagtatttggcCTTAATTAGaggtatgatttttattatgtattgtcattactcatttgtcatattgattaatgattttacGTATTcgtttctgtataatatttgcagTTAAAtgggaataaaatatacttacgattcattgaaaaaaattattttgcataaaaaataatattttaggaatttgaaaatttttaatacgttaAAGATAATAgagaatatttgaaaattaaaagtaaaatgttcTTCCGaagaaaataatcaataacttatgtcataatattacatattaatgttttttaatatttatgaatcaattaattgttattgtaaacatattaaatttaaagtaaatagttttaaaatatttttttattttttccagaatattaaaataatatttaaagatataaaacTACGGatgtttttaaagaatattaagagaatataatattgcctttttgaaactttaaacgacataaaaacatcatatttaaggggttttaagtaaaaataaatccgATCtctaataagtacctaataacaaTCTAAAGCTATggatttatacctattactattattcatgcctaaatgataaaatacaataggtaCTACGTAATAcactatcaaaaaataataattaactattattatttatttcatttaatattttaatcactaaATCGATAATGAAGTGTTCATTATTcaagataaattattgaaaattagaaaataattcctTGGACAGTCATAGTTTATAACTAGGTACTATCATTACTAATGATTCAGTTCTTACATAATACTTGGGAAGCctttgaaaatatgtaattaatatgcCATATGGCGATGTTTTACAGTTTAACCTCTCGTCTTCTCgggtttcaaatattaaataataacacattgaATAAACGATCATTCTGTTGTTTTTAAGTTCCACTCAACAAGGACTTAAGATTATTCATCAAGGtgggttaatattaatttttttcaattattatattctagtaTAGTAGTATGCTTTTATAGTTATGGATTGTTTCAGATTTTGTAccaaatatagtattataagtaacctataatagtttataaatattcttcaattcattattattgtacgaaaaatatttattaaaataaaaatataaaatagaatatagcTGTTCGAatatcgattattttttttcaatgtaattatttatttacaaatggtttactatattttacagtcttacagataaaaaaaaaaattaatttttgaagtaggtacctacctatatggaTCAAATTCAGATAAACCGtagagtaaatataataatttctatattttttataattacctattaactagatagatatttttacaagtactttttattatcttgtgaagtgtgaatttttaaattttaacttaattggtAACTTCTACCtaattttaaaccatataaaattgaaataccttttgttaattattgtttaatcgtcaataatttttagttaaaaacaattttaactattttgttttttaaagtgttcataaatattcataaatattatcaaatataattaatttatattcattatttaattaaacagttgTATACATGTTAAAAGGtaatcaagtatttttatgtatctacCTAGTTACTAGTTaccaaactaaaaattattctattgattaatttttaaaatgaaaatttaaataataagtgaatttaaatttaacaattatttttacatgtatTCTTGGTACAGCTTCAACAACTTATGTTATTAacttacaacaatattaaatattaatactacataatatgattgaaTAAAGTATGTGATAGTTTGATTCCCACAAATTGGTATAATAGGTGCCCACATTCTCACAGATGTCAATAAGACGTGAGAAGTTGAttagattaaattacattttattcaaatattcttaaatgcACTGTTGttcatttcataatattgtcttttcatataatatttcacaatactaaaaaaaagtcatatttaaaatttttaaaaacaaatatttatatataatactaattgatTATTCTTATACTGCTCCATAGGCGTGCACAGACTTCAATTTCTAGTTGAACCTGGAACAATATTAATGCTCCAATACTTGGACAGTGCCCCTAATTTCTTTTTCAACACATTAATGTACAATGGACAatctaattgtaaatttaaaactgtgtAAATAGAATCAAGTTGTATGTGCTAATTTGTagacatatatttttgaagtccAAAATTTTCATGATCTCCTTgaacatattgttataattaaatataatatactcacacaaatttgaaattttttttatgcccCTAAAAAGATTCCTGTTGATCCCTTTGCGCACGTCTATGAAATGCTCTTTAACTATTGTTGGTGAGATTGTATAACGACATTCAGAACTTATCTACAGTTTCAATTCAGaaaaccataaatatatttttgtgagcGCTAACCTCTAAAATGTTAAGCTAAATGGgacaataaaaatcaatgcAAGTTTTTAGAGATGTACATAGCTTAATTTATATGACAGCATTCATACTATATAAAGAATGAATAAGTTTTAGCcatttattttggttaataAATAGTGCAATAgcttaatagttaaattaagagaatatgaaatatgtttttaaattgtatgcaaatattttttttttttattacaaacagatagtattcacattttttaaatattttataattcttagcataataatgatagcaatataaaaaacatagcAATAGTGTTAGGTAATCTCAAAAAATTCTGATACCAACAAGTAGTGGTAGGATAAACAATAAGTAGCTACCTACCTGCCAAATTTTAcagaatttgaaattaaaattaattttatatattttatttgtttaggtGATGACCGTGGTAAATGTTACAGTAAAATTTTTTGCTCAAGCTCGTGAATTGTCTAAAGTAAAGAATACGACTATTCAATTGCCACAAACTTTATTTGGACATGATTTACGTTCCATTTTGACagatcaatttaatttattatcaataggaaatatatttatactagcTGTCAATGAAAATTACATATCTGATAATTTGGAAATCACTTTAAGAGAAAAAGACGTTGTGGCTGTTATCCCGCCAATAAGTGGAGGTAATAAACTAGTAGACAGATTTAATTCATAACAGTTTCTTATAATCCTACTTGGTAAGCTttctagtaaattaatattttgtcaggttaaaaaaaaaaatgattgatttaaaaattgtgaattCTGAACTGGATATTGGCTCTGCTATGAATTCTGTCAACTCACCGCAATGTGGAGCTATATCAATATTCATTGGAACGACTAGAGAACACTTTAAtggaaataaagtaaaaacattattttacgaaGCTTACGAGTCAATGGCGTTGAATCAAATGAAAAGTATCACTGTGTTGACTAGACAAAAATGGCCTGAAGTTGTCAACATTGCAATACATCACAGGTAATTTAAAGAATTGATAGATTACATTAATAGGTTATATCTTAACGTTTCAAGTACAATTAATGTAACctgtttaataatcaatattttataaaaggatTGGTGAAGTAAAAGTTGGAGAAGCTGGTGTAGTGATTGCCGCCTCATCTCCTCATCGCAAACATGCTCAAGAAGCCGTCTCGTTTATACTCGAAAGACTAAAAACCACGGTtcccatttttaaaaaagaacagTACGAAGACGGCAGTGGTGTATGGAAAGCTAATGAAGAATGTGCTTGGAagagtaacaataatatatcgaactgctaaatattaagttaaaataattggacTTTATCTTAGTTGGAtacttgattatttaatataattaaaataactatagtaattaaattatgattgtgAATTGAATTCAGGAATTATATAAGATTAACGTTAGTATACATTGAGATTATGTTAATGACAAATCTTTGAGctcaaatactttttaaaagtaagaCAAAACTATTCCTCGAGGTCTTCCATGTAGTATGTAAGTCCGTGTTCATTTATAGGCTTAACGTAAGTTCTTTTATTGAttgtgatttaatataatttttgtactcGTGTATACTAACCGAGTATTgtactattgtaataaaaaaatacaataaaataatcatcaaaatgaatgtttttattttttttttctcctatTTTCTGtacaaaatgttcaaaatgacaaattaaacatctggttaatagtataaaatttaacatataacaAATCAAAACACTTATGCCTTAAACAGACTAAAAATAATGGAACCACAATATTATGGCACtagaattagaaaaaatatatatataaataatagattgcATCTTCGTTTTTGCTTTATTTACCATTTGGTGTCTCAGTAGTTAATGTACGACTGTTAACCATtcaatatagtttttgtttttttttttttttcaaaaataatatacatagaccGTGCTATAGGTTTTGCAAAAATATACTAAGAATACATTCTATCATACAATTGTCAGACAAAAGTTTTGATTGTTGAGAACAAAATGCACAAatgaatcattaaattaaaaaatatatgaaaatatataataaaagtattttggtCTTTGATATGTAGTCGATGTTTAGTCGCACCTCCATTTTTGCATTGCTTCAACGCGGGCATCTGGTGCCAGTTGACAACGAACACCTTGAAGTACATTGCACGTTGCTTGGCTGGCAAGTATAATGGGTGTAAGGGCAGTAGGAGGTATTTGCCGCATAACACCACCGACCATACCAGCAGTACCTTTGATCTCATGTTCTTCACTTGCCACTCTAACTATAGTTTGTGCTGTTTCACCAAGTCCCTAAAATGAACACAACATAGatcagtaatattaaattactaacatgcagacaaataatttttttctagaaaaaattatttaatagtttgatTTCTACATTTATTGTAGCCCTAGAGGTTCATCGAGTTTTATGCTATACCAAtgcttataagtattattattgattggaataatattgaaataattaaaactataaacactAACTTCTTTAACCAACATAACAGCAGTTGTTACTCCTTCTCGAATGTCGGCAGGATGTGATCGTTTATTAGGACGATTTCTCTTTTTACCTTCTTGTAGCCTTAATTGCCGCATACTTGGTCCTGGGTTTACCATGTCATAAGTAGTTTCAGCTACCctctatacaataattataaattaaaataccttcTTCTTGATACCTCCATTGGAATATTCTTACATACCTGAATAAGGTTTACAATTCTGGTGGCTATTTCAAGAGCTGCCATTGCTGTAGAGGTAGTAAATGAATTAGCGCCTCTTTGTAAACCTCTGACTATTCTACCGTCTTTTTGGTATTGTTCAATAGGGAGTTGTACTAGATCTCTAAAGCCTTGTATTAGTCTGACAAATGAATACATTGGACCCACACCACCAAGTAATGATGGAAGctgatgtttttttatatcttgtaaCCATTCCTGGGTAACATATGTCAATAATTTGTCGAACCCaagtaaactataaaaatcaataactcATATGAATCTATGACCATAAAACATATAAGAAGatagttatattttcttacCCATGCTTATGTACAATACGTTTCAAAGTGATCTCTGAACAATTGAGCTGTGCTAATCCCATTAGTAAACCAGCCAATGAACCTTGTCTTAAATCAATATGTCGTCCTTCATAGTCTAAGCGTATAGTAACATCTGgagaaaatacaaattgtcTTATGTAAACAGGAGCTTTACTGTCACTTGGACTTGTGCTAGAGTCTGGTTTGGGAATAACAGGTATATCTTTTAATCCAAAATGCTGATCAAATTCATCATTTAATTGAATCAATGGGTTAGGTGGAATATCCTGCTGCCCATCAACTGTGTTTCCAAATGTCATAATTGGTTCTTCTGATTTTGTGGGTATTTTCTTTTCAGCCAATACTTCTAGAAAaattacagttaaaaaaaaaaattcaaaattcaataaaaaaagagaAGTTATAATACCATCTTTAGTTTTTTGACCAAGTGCATTAAATTGGTTTACAAATGAGATAAGGAATATCAATGAATCTTGATCAATGTTAAGTCTTAATGGTAACATGGACACTTTCACACAGCATTCTTGAACCTTTAGATTAGAATCAGGTCGTATATGGGCGGCTTTGGCAACAAActgtcaacatttttatttgaattatattttggaaaaaaaaaactatcaaccTTTCTTACCATATTAGCATCCTGCTGTTTAGGCATTGCCTCACTTGAATagagatataaaaatttattgatgttaGATGATGCTAGTTTGTCACGGATTTCTAAGTCTTGAATCAGAATCACTTGCCTCATTGCTTGCTTTGTATGGGATGGGTAAATTTCATGCTGGAAtcgtacctaataataaaattgttttaattttatattttaattaattaatacaacatGAAAAAATACCTTATTTAATTGAAGTTGCATTAATACATGATGTTGTCTTCCAGTACCACCCTTTGCCTGCCAACTAGTAGGTAAAACACTACAGCAAAATCTTGTCCTGGCTTGAGATGTATTGGATCCTTTTTTTGAAGTAggatttttctaataaaaagaggattaacaattattatgtacagcataatttaaaaaaattattattaattacctgtGAATTTATATTGGTTTGGGAATAATACCGAGAAAGAGAAGGCCTTAATGTGTTTGGAGAAGTTGGACAAGAATTCCTAAACAAAGTACCcaccattttattaatataacaacttaatttttgttttacatactaatatacaattaaatgtacTTACGTTTCTGATACTATAGTGACATGTTTGGTCAATTCATTATGAATAGTTTTAGTACTAAAGTCAGTTCCACCATAAATATGCCAAATTAGAGTCATTTCtcgtaatgtatatttaactaCTGGCATTGGATATTCTTTGGGAGCCTGTAGCATATCTATTTTTCCAACAGGAGCTTTAAAATAGTTGTTAACCAAACGTAATTGTGTGTCTGTTAACATACGCACTTCTGGTATGTTACTTCGAGgctaattacaattaatgaaaaattaataattcaaaattggatatattttacaattaatataaaatcataccaTTTTTCCTGAACCAACTTCGTGTTCAACAAAGCAAAattctttttcaataaaatcatctTCTACTTCATATTGCAATAATGGTTCATTATCCAAAGGGGTGACTATTTTATTGGTTTCAtcaggaaaataaaatacttcaattcCCTTATCACTTTGACTTGAAGTTGACTGATTTGAACTTTGCTTTTTCACTGAATCTCCTGGAGTTTTAGGGTTTTTATGACTTGTAGTTTCTTCATGCATAGCTTCCATTATAAGACTTGATAATGAATTGTTGTCAGAATCAGCTTGATCTAACAAAACAGGATCTTCTTGGTCAACTCCTTCAAACTCAGTTGTTTGTTCTTCTACGGAACTTTTATCACCATCAGAAGCCAAATAACTGAGTATACGGCAAAAAGCAAATGCAGAGTCTGCACATGttcttatatgtataacattcaCAGCCATTCTTAAGTCCACTTCGGGTTGTACCAAATCATTTGACTGTTTAGAGTTTTTACTGAGCTTTAAAGAAAGTTCAAAAACACCCAAGTCcattacacaaatataatgagacactaaatctaaattttctGATTTAGACAGACGAGCAGAAATAAAGAAAGCTACATCCTCAGATACGATTTGAAGAGTTGATGCTTTAGATCTTGCAACAATATTACtcgataaactaaaattaccaATCGTAAGCACACATTGGTATGGTAAATGGAGTGGCCTGTaagatttaaatagtaaaataatagattcaatttaaatataattaattaaattacttacctataatcaatgatacaATCACTAATGTGTTGATGTAGTTCAGTGATTACATGAGGCGATTCATACCCAGCAACAGGATAATCCACAACATCAAAGAAATCGGATAGTTGATGATACCAACTTTGTGCAACAACACTAAATATATGCCTTAAAGTGGTACCATAAATTTCATTCGCTACCCTTATTgtctaaattacataaatgatttataaaaatatgatataaaaccatttaattatcataaattagtaaataatattacttttatatgatTGCAAACAGATATTTCAACCACAACTGTCAACATATCAGACTTGTTAATATCAGATCGTTCTTTAAAATCCATTCCATCaggtattttatacaacacacgttgtaatgatttattttttcgacaTACAACTTCTTTTGGGGTCAAAATGTCGGTACCATTTGTTGCAAAatctaagtaaaaattaatattgatatacaaACTCAAAATCAATAGTTAATGATCATCAAGTTAAGTTTGAAACTTACTTTCATGACTGAAGGAAAATTTATTAGCTtggatacaaataaaattatgcctAGGAGTATTTTCATATCCAGCTGCAGTGTATAAATAAAGATCAtcaaatgtaatttgtatttctcCATAATGTTCTGGAATAACTCGCCCAGAACGAtcctattaaaacatatacagTCACAAATCGTTTGTAATTTTCTTGTTTAtgaacataaacataatttatataattaataattaccctAGATTGTGTAACAACAGTAAACAAGCATTGTGccacatttaaattaagacAAAATTCAGTTCTTTTAACAATTGGATCAGCAATATTCATACTAGATTGTCcacacgaataataattattggatgTTTCATCTTCTGATTCACTTTCagaatctaaattataaaataatatccattaatgaaagatattaattttaaaatttattatttttaccaaactGAATTCCGGATTTACAAGGTGCAAAATAACGAGTCTTATCCAGTATATTTGATAATCGATTAGTATCATCTCCAGATGATGCAGGAGTC
The DNA window shown above is from Aphis gossypii isolate Hap1 chromosome 2, ASM2018417v2, whole genome shotgun sequence and carries:
- the LOC114124331 gene encoding autophagy-related protein 2 homolog B isoform X2 translates to MSWFNFCTENLQKRCCRYLLQRYVGRFLEHKIESDQLSINVPDGAVSIKDIVLDVQALNDVGDEHQLPFEFVEGSVQKISLSVPWRNMLKESSVIHIEGLSLTVRPNVKETEGIPSSMLESVWSSMSNSVYSSPDSDYEESFDNAPESEQVSGLEVFTQAIESIFNRIKVKFSNTVIKLEYMPDFMKLGLGLQLHIISLDYIDEVADESKEGILYDSLAFLTKKLIIEGVFLQTYEFKCPKLNNEKPNSKISTTEPITIAELTGTQIIRMVLKHNPSLPGPKLSLEINFGPLNVIFSPRQLYLVIEILRGISKPLTEQKLSAPVQKPMTESDFNRIELDLFNHVDIRPDADVGLRGMQGWSNLQDDEEEFFPLQGAKIKTFAPSMNSSMTSSMSSVASSKSEVSSRHTKHRHKGKNEWLGETNHFNIQLTSLCVALLHDDILAVCPETDVITQCSLNEMRKISHQYLMAVQNADIIKDCDKITKSLEKNHLKLVATNVILEGDEKTNETVKDVNIIASGSDVLLMEVLVETMEEPTQYIPILKFVENGKSSPKISSTSCHQPDIQIQFKHNTKSTRYCNPVTSEIKITMQEAFSEVDISMINRLSSYIYNPDFKISKKNTFNVSQPQFNEVIESVNDTNINCTLNFSYLTIKFRFPVPDLRPLSDINRLPWWKRILRDDILWLYLSDVEGSFTKTSQQTVSTGYELQCRSIEALFQEGNTNNIIPIAKCKGIDDELKSIRMDAKRRPKLTLRLCPVVNAEDERNNGNLNIEQNMTSSVYVESSKKPSPFASKKIMRQRNHHSDGQEHERKLGDGEIQVVPGSREEIMEFVENTNANAKVYLDINLPCLFITLPSKHIYEIIYNRFTNDLFFWSPSFPTPASSGDDTNRLSNILDKTRYFAPCKSGIQFDSESESEDETSNNYYSCGQSSMNIADPIVKRTEFCLNLNVAQCLFTVVTQSRDRSGRVIPEHYGEIQITFDDLYLYTAAGYENTPRHNFICIQANKFSFSHENFATNGTDILTPKEVVCRKNKSLQRVLYKIPDGMDFKERSDINKSDMLTVVVEISVCNHIKTIRVANEIYGTTLRHIFSVVAQSWYHQLSDFFDVVDYPVAGYESPHVITELHQHISDCIIDYRPLHLPYQCVLTIGNFSLSSNIVARSKASTLQIVSEDVAFFISARLSKSENLDLVSHYICVMDLGVFELSLKLSKNSKQSNDLVQPEVDLRMAVNVIHIRTCADSAFAFCRILSYLASDGDKSSVEEQTTEFEGVDQEDPVLLDQADSDNNSLSSLIMEAMHEETTSHKNPKTPGDSVKKQSSNQSTSSQSDKGIEVFYFPDETNKIVTPLDNEPLLQYEVEDDFIEKEFCFVEHEVGSGKMPRSNIPEVRMLTDTQLRLVNNYFKAPVGKIDMLQAPKEYPMPVVKYTLREMTLIWHIYGGTDFSTKTIHNELTKHVTIVSETNSCPTSPNTLRPSLSRYYSQTNINSQKNPTSKKGSNTSQARTRFCCSVLPTSWQAKGGTGRQHHVLMQLQLNKVRFQHEIYPSHTKQAMRQVILIQDLEIRDKLASSNINKFLYLYSSEAMPKQQDANMFVAKAAHIRPDSNLKVQECCVKVSMLPLRLNIDQDSLIFLISFVNQFNALGQKTKDVLAEKKIPTKSEEPIMTFGNTVDGQQDIPPNPLIQLNDEFDQHFGLKDIPVIPKPDSSTSPSDSKAPVYIRQFVFSPDVTIRLDYEGRHIDLRQGSLAGLLMGLAQLNCSEITLKRIVHKHGLLGFDKLLTYVTQEWLQDIKKHQLPSLLGGVGPMYSFVRLIQGFRDLVQLPIEQYQKDGRIVRGLQRGANSFTTSTAMAALEIATRIVNLIQRVAETTYDMVNPGPSMRQLRLQEGKKRNRPNKRSHPADIREGVTTAVMLVKEGLGETAQTIVRVASEEHEIKGTAGMVGGVMRQIPPTALTPIILASQATCNVLQGVRCQLAPDARVEAMQKWRCD